The genomic segment CAAGCAGGGCCTCGACATCCAGCTGCTCGAGTTCTCCGATTACGTGGTGCCGAACGCCGCGCTCGATGCCGGCGAGATCCAGGCCAATTCGTTTCAGAACCAGCCTTACCTGGACAACCAGAAGGCCGATCGCGGCTACAAGATCGAAGCCGTCGGCCTGACCGTGAACTTCCCGATCGGCGTCTATTCGAAGAAGCACAAGGCTTTCGCCGATATCCCCGAGGGCGGCAAGGTCTCGATCCCGAACGATCCGACCAATGGCGGCCGCGTGCTGCTGCTGCTGCGCGACAAGGGCGTGATCAAGCTGAAGGACGGCACGGGCTTCAAGCCGACGGTGCTCGACATCACCGAGAATCCCAAGAAGCTGAAGTTCATCGAGGTCGATGCGGCGCAGGCCCCGCGCGCGCTCGACGACGTCGACGCCGCCGCGATCAACACCAATTATGCAACCCAGGCGGGCCTCGATCCGGTCAAGGATCCGATCCTGCGCGAGGACCCGAAGGGACCCTATGTCAACCTGATCGCGGTGCGCAGCGCCGACAAGGACAAGCCCTGGGTCAAGATCCTCGTGGACAGCTACCACACGCCTGAGGTCAAGGAGTTCGTCCTGACCAAGTTCAAGGGCGCGGTGCTGCCGAGCTGGTAGGCAGACTGCCCGCCCAGAGTCCAGGCAAGGGCGATCCGGCGGGCAGCCTTGCGCAGGAGCCTTGCGTATGAGCCTTGCGCAGAAATCTTGCGTATGTGCCCTGCGCAATGCCCGCTTGTCTGGAGCTGCGGCAACCGACATCATCGGGGCCCATCCTCGCCCGACAGGGATCGTATGAAACGCTTTGCCAACCTGAAACGCCTGGGCTTCTTCACGCGGCTGCTCGACGAGGCGCCGGCGGCGGACCGCTATCGCTTCGCCGCCGAGCAGATCGTCCGCGCCGAGCAGGCCGGGCTCGATTCCGCATGGATCGCGCAGCATCATTTCCATGAGCGCGAGGGTGGCCTGCCGTCGCCGTTCACGTTCCTCGGTTACGTCGCCGCCCAGACCTCGCGGATCCGCCTCGGCACCGGCATCGTCACCCTGCCGCTGGAGAACGCGGTGCGGGTGGCGGAGGATGCCGCGGTGCTCGATCTCCTCTGCAACGGCCGCTTCGAGCTCGGCGTCGGCACCGGCGGCAACCCGTCGGCCTTCGCCGCCTTCGGCCTCGACAGCGCCCAGCGCAACGAGATCTTTGCCCGCAATCTGGAGATCGTCCGCAAGGCCCTGACCGGCAAGCCGCTCGACGGCGGCGACACGCTCTATCCGCAACGGCCGCAACTGGACAAGCGCATCTGGCAGGCGACGTTCTCCGTCGCCGGCGGCGCCCGGGCCGGCAAGGCGGGTGACGGCCTCCTGCTGTCGCGCACCCAGCCACGCGCCAAGGACGCGCCGAACGCGACGCTCGCCGAGATCCAGAACCCGATCATCGACGCCTATCTCGCCGCGCTGCCGCCGGGCTGCGAGCCGCGCATCATGGCCTCGCGCAGCGTCTTCGTCGCCGACGACCATCGCGAGGCGCTGCGCCTCGCCGACATCGGGCTGCGCCGCGCACTGCCGCAATTCATGAAAGGCGGACACCTTCCCCCGGGCGAGACGCTGGAGGAGATGATCACCGCGTTCGACACCCATGTCGGAGACGCCGATCACGTCATCGCCTCGCTCCGTACCGACGCCACGCTGGAGCGGGTGACCGATCTCGTCTTCCAGGTGCATTCGGTCGATGCGCCGCATCCTTACGTCCTGCGCTCGATCGAGCTCGTCGCCGACAAGGTCGCGCCGGCGCTGGGCTGGACCCGGACGGCCGCCAAGGACGTTGCCCTCGCAGGCTAGCCGGAATGAATGGAATCGCGTTGCACGAGGCTGAATGATGGCACCGAAGGATATCATCGACACGCTCGCCGGGATCGAGCCCGGCTCCACCCTGGATGCCATCCGCGCGCGCCGCCTGCAGGCGCGCGAGAATGCGCAGAAGAGCTATCTCTCGCTGTTCGAGCCGATCGACGCCGGCGATTTCTCGCTGGCCGAACGCGCCGCGGTCGCAGCCTTCGTGACCGGGCTGCATGGCGAATCCCCCGTCGCCGCCTTCTATCGCGACAAGCTTGCCGCGACTGCGGATGGCGCGCCGCTGTCTGACGCGATCAAGGCCGAGATCGAGCGCGGCAAGACCTCGGGCCCATACGGCGCCTATCCGGCCGGCCCGCTGTCGATCGAGAACAAGGCCGGCTTGGTCTATCGCGTCGGCGCGGAGCGCAAGCCTGTTCTCGGCGCCCGGCTGATCGCGGCGCTTGAGCACGCGCATCTCCTGGTGTTCCACCCGCGCGATTCCGCATCCGCCGACATGAAGGCGCTGCTGGCCGCCGGCTGGTCGAACACCGGCATCGTCACGTTCTCGCAGCTCGTTGCGTTCCTGTCGTTCCAGGTGCGCGTCGTCAGCGGCTTGCGCACGCTCGCCGCGGCAAGCGCCTAGGAGGCCCAATCATGAGCACAGTCAATCCGCCCGTCGTCTTCACCCAGGACGAGCTCGGCTGGGTCTCGTGGATCGAC from the Bradyrhizobium sp. WBAH42 genome contains:
- a CDS encoding MetQ/NlpA family ABC transporter substrate-binding protein, giving the protein METTMSFRLPLILSAVLAAWSAAAAAETVKIGVTPGPHAQILEAVKPIAAKQGLDIQLLEFSDYVVPNAALDAGEIQANSFQNQPYLDNQKADRGYKIEAVGLTVNFPIGVYSKKHKAFADIPEGGKVSIPNDPTNGGRVLLLLRDKGVIKLKDGTGFKPTVLDITENPKKLKFIEVDAAQAPRALDDVDAAAINTNYATQAGLDPVKDPILREDPKGPYVNLIAVRSADKDKPWVKILVDSYHTPEVKEFVLTKFKGAVLPSW
- a CDS encoding putative FMN-dependent luciferase-like monooxygenase, with product MKRFANLKRLGFFTRLLDEAPAADRYRFAAEQIVRAEQAGLDSAWIAQHHFHEREGGLPSPFTFLGYVAAQTSRIRLGTGIVTLPLENAVRVAEDAAVLDLLCNGRFELGVGTGGNPSAFAAFGLDSAQRNEIFARNLEIVRKALTGKPLDGGDTLYPQRPQLDKRIWQATFSVAGGARAGKAGDGLLLSRTQPRAKDAPNATLAEIQNPIIDAYLAALPPGCEPRIMASRSVFVADDHREALRLADIGLRRALPQFMKGGHLPPGETLEEMITAFDTHVGDADHVIASLRTDATLERVTDLVFQVHSVDAPHPYVLRSIELVADKVAPALGWTRTAAKDVALAG
- a CDS encoding CMD domain protein; the protein is MAPKDIIDTLAGIEPGSTLDAIRARRLQARENAQKSYLSLFEPIDAGDFSLAERAAVAAFVTGLHGESPVAAFYRDKLAATADGAPLSDAIKAEIERGKTSGPYGAYPAGPLSIENKAGLVYRVGAERKPVLGARLIAALEHAHLLVFHPRDSASADMKALLAAGWSNTGIVTFSQLVAFLSFQVRVVSGLRTLAAASA